In Ooceraea biroi isolate clonal line C1 chromosome 13, Obir_v5.4, whole genome shotgun sequence, a genomic segment contains:
- the LOC105287412 gene encoding multiple coagulation factor deficiency protein 2 homolog yields MAVLLVISLCLGMVTGHFRGPHHPKSSVSHHHYKPQNDIKLTQDTELLHDTTHLKEDMGPVADELDFSKMTKQEIEFHYFQSHDIDNNTKLDGLELLHAIQHTFHEHANDEEDTIQSEDLPWIVELIDKVLEEDDLNKDGYLEYVEYVLGRQRDHAVQKNRDKLRIGT; encoded by the exons ATGGCAGTGTTACTTGTAATCAGTTTGTGCCTCGGCATGGTAACCGGCCACTTTCGTGGACCACATCATCCTAAAAGCAGCGTGTCCCATCATCATTACAAACCGCAAAATGATATCAAGTTAACGCAGGACACCGAACTCCTTCATGATACCAC GCACTTGAAGGAAGACATGGGTCCCGTAGCCGACGAACTCGACTTTTCAAAGATGACCAAACAGGAAATCGAGTTCCACTACTTTCA GAGTCACGACATCGATAACAATACAAAGTTGGACGGACTGGAGCTTCTTCACGCTATTCAACACACTTTCCACGAGCACGCGAACGACGAGGAGGACACGATACAGTCGGAGGACTTGCCCTGGATTGTAG AGCTCATCGATAAAGTGCTAGAGGAGGACGACTTGAACAAGGACGGATATCTGGAGTACGTCGAGTACGTGTTGGGAAGGCAGCGGGATCACGCGGTGCAGAAGAATCGCGACAAGCTCAGAATCGGAACGTGA